Proteins encoded together in one Felis catus isolate Fca126 chromosome B3, F.catus_Fca126_mat1.0, whole genome shotgun sequence window:
- the CTSG gene encoding cathepsin G encodes MQLLLFLMAFLLPPGAGAGEIIGGQEARPHSRPYMAFLIIQTPVGYSTCGGFLVREDFVLTAAHCWGSPITVILGAHNIRREERTQQHRSVLRAIRHPEYNQQSNVNDIMLLQLENRIQQSEAVRTVSLPQAQARLRPGAVCTVAGWGLVSLSRSTNRLHEVQLTVQRDSRCRDRFSFYTGQTQICVGNPSSRKSAFLGDSGGPLICNNVAEGIVSYGDSRGIPPAVFTRVSSFVNWITRTMERFKQQNQTWTPL; translated from the exons ATGCAGCTGCTCCTGTTCCTGATGGCCTTTCTCCTACCCCCCGGGGCTGGGGCAG GGGAGATCATCGGAGGCCAAGAGGCCAGGCCTCATTCCCGCCCCTACATGGCTTTTCTTATAATCCAGACTCCAGTGGGGTACAGCACCTGCGGGGGTTTCCTGGTGAGAGAAGACTTTGTGCTGACGGCAGCTCACTGCTGGGGAAG TCCTATCACCGTCATCCTGGGGGCCCACAACatcaggagggaggaaagaaccCAGCAGCACAGATCTGTGCTCAGAGCCATCCGCCACCCTGAATACAATCAACAGAGCAACGTGAATGACATCATGTTACTGCAG CTGGAAAACAGAATCCAACAGAGTGAAGCTGTGAGGACAGTGTCTCTGCCTCAGGCACAGGCCAGACTGAGACCTGGGGCCGTGTGCACCGTGGCAGGCTGGGGCCTGGTGAGCCTGAGCAGGAGTACAAACAGACTCCATGAGGTGCAGCTAACCGTGCAGAGGGATAGCAGGTGTCGCGATCGCTTCAGTTTCTACACCGGCCAAACACAAATTTGTGTGGGAAACCCAAGTTCGAGGAAGTCCGCCTTCCTG GGGGACTCCGGAGGCCCCCTGATATGTAACAATGTGGCCGAGGGGATTGTCTCCTATGGAGACAGCAGGGGGATTCCTCCCGCAGTCTTCACCAGGGTGTCCAGCTTCGTGAACTGGATAACCAGAACAATGGAACGCTTCAAGCAGCAGAACCAGACCTGGACGCCGCTGTGA